The Thermococcus sp. region GCAGTGTTTTTTTCGGAGCTCCCTTTTCCACCGCTCCAGCCCCAGTATGTGCCAAGGGCCAAGAGGAGGAGTACGAGGAGCGCGAAGGCAAGCTTTTTCATGTCATCACATCCTCGATATCGAGTACAGCAGGCCAACCCCGAGCAGACCGCTGAGCGAAAGCAAGAGCAGTGGCCCGGCCACGGCCTTTCCGTAGCCCATCTCCGCCCAGTGGATGTAGAAGGCTATCGCCAGAACGCTCTGGGCCACGAAGACGAGAGCAACACCGAAGAGCCTCTTTCCGAGTTTTGTGTCCTTCATCCCGAGGTAGTTTCTGAGGAGGAGCAAAGCTAGGACAAGCTCGATGAGGACGATGAGTATGTTCACCTGCCAGTAGAGTCCTATCATTCTCCCTTCACCCCTATGAGTTTTTCAATTTCATCCCAGTTCTCCTCGACCTCGCGCGATGGGACGTATATGGCCCCGTAGTCGTTGCCAATTCTCTCGACGAGATCGTGCTCAAGCATGAGCTCAAGGTGGTACTTTACCGTCCTGTAGTTGAGGTTCAGCTCCTTCGCTATCCTGTGAACGTTGCCGGGTTTGTTCCTTA contains the following coding sequences:
- a CDS encoding winged helix-turn-helix domain-containing protein, with translation MDRKLRNTLLWLLMGSKGGGTRMRILKLIRNKPGNVHRIAKELNLNYRTVKYHLELMLEHDLVERIGNDYGAIYVPSREVEENWDEIEKLIGVKGE